The Salinirubellus salinus genome segment GGAGCCCGAGGATGCCGTGCCGGAGTGCCCACTCGCTGGTCGCACCGATCAGGAACAGCGCCACACCGAACAGGACGCTCACGAGCACCAGTCGCCGGTAGGCACGCCGGTCGATGCCGCCCGGCGTGCTCCCCTGACTCCCGACCCCGACCGGGTAGAGCGGGCGCTCCCCGCGGTGCCGGAGTGACGAGAGCGTCGTCGCCCCCGACTCCACGCCGACGGCCGCCTCCGGGTGCCGCCGGAAGAACGGCAGGTCACGGTGGTCCGTGACCCCCTCCACACACTCGGCGTCGTAGTGCCGCCGGTCGCACCGGAGCCAGGTGTGGCCGTAGCCACCGCCACCGTCCTCCAGTATCTCGACCGCCACGTCGTCGCCCACTCGCTCGGCCACCGTCCGGGCCACGTACTGGCAGTAGTGGAGGTTGATGTCCCGCGCGTCCGCGACGCGTGGGCTGACGGGTTCGGCGAGCAAGCGGTCCCGAACCTCGCGGAGGGTGCGGGTGAGCTCCGCCGCCATAGTGTGCCAATACGTGTCATATCGTGTAAACGGTGTCGCTGGCGCTCGTCCCGGTCGCACGCCCGCCCGACGAGCGGGAGTGTCGTCACTGGCTACCGTGGAGAAGGCGAGAAGAGGACGTCCTCGATGTCGGTCTCAGTCGCCGAAGACCTGCCGCGTGTTTGCGGTTTTGCC includes the following:
- a CDS encoding DUF7860 family protein — translated: MAAELTRTLREVRDRLLAEPVSPRVADARDINLHYCQYVARTVAERVGDDVAVEILEDGGGGYGHTWLRCDRRHYDAECVEGVTDHRDLPFFRRHPEAAVGVESGATTLSSLRHRGERPLYPVGVGSQGSTPGGIDRRAYRRLVLVSVLFGVALFLIGATSEWALRHGILGLPPSFGVLFHDAWLLGEVVVLVSPFVFFLLLPTSRASP